Proteins from a single region of Eremothecium gossypii ATCC 10895 chromosome VI, complete sequence:
- the STE6 gene encoding ATP-binding cassette a-factor transporter STE6 (Syntenic homolog of Saccharomyces cerevisiae YKL209C (STE6)) gives MRKRAQIKDGIYSYVYISKDYGLLITMITMTIIWGTVPAVVAVLTGRVFDVMQQLAQMKYNTQAEFLHVLLVRSLELGSVGLVQIPVQWIAITSWMLLGERQSLRIRRELLRSYLAKPMQWYDKIDDINGMYTITNRCVEEARASCAEASGVLFQSAVTALILAVTAFKFSAKLTVVTLAGAPLLALLTVVFSKFVQKYAALENEQTSSASSTLSWALNSATMVKLFGTQDLELRKFNKAVNLSKKYFVRTLICSSINQAAMRFLSLMMFVQAFWYGSILIQRDEVETAAVITVFSASVLLSSSINAMLSKVVLLQKGKVACRQIAEAVNVEPEGRPNQYAFPYEVGHIIALEDQPSEIVFDQVSFNYPARPDTKALDGVSLTFRPNQITFIVGKSGSGKSTLGNLLLKFYSDYEGIITVNSTNLRGIDRSWLLQNITLVEQSCTLFNGTLFENITLSAKPVNKTAGAVKRACQMALLEKLVFDLPEGLHTKVGSGGISMSGGQQQRVALARAILRDAPVLILDEAISALDIIHRDLLMEVIRSWRADKTTIILTHELSHVLDDDYLYMMEHGQVIEQGYKSELLSNPNSRFRALNRLQNSKNERALEERRSFAIENKLEQEDDAISSTSAGDDKFDTIGSRIFSARLSAFFKDGIPQDNTLYSSPRRARRRRVVQSASIELKDFDLEVQEEQAETPPVMLALRTLMLKMFARVKIPPLVAGIGAALLSGVANPAFSYTFSRLLDGLLYVPGRHIESSYLLKWSLVVIGIASFDAVFNFLQLFLLGFVSEQCVRQLRGNMMQLVLKRDLHWISQNKSSEITALTMNDLRDLRNVTSILLSSLTSLCVLASVGLIWAIVIGWKLTLVCLSLLPLFIGVITLYGMFVQKSEVQYKTAVSQLENLLSEIVKGVKTIKCLQLEPYFQGRYATMEKYLKKQMRRRSILYGSGLAITSCLVILLQTILYYYGIRLVVTGEYDSKQLFQTFTLILFTTMSSVGLLSALPSSSRGQRAGTFVFGMLEEPLPEPDNYSAVLRKAPTNHFSREPLVVLRALNFAYPAAKDVQIYKNFNLRINQGTKVAIVGESGSGKSTLFYLICGLYPVKPASLFIDGTDICNWEMSALRKIIAVVEQKPRFFNGTIRENLVYGLEGTITDNEIYEVLAEVRIINFVRSLPEGLETRVDTNLVSGGQLQRLSIVRALLRRPTLLILDECTSALDAANANAIANVVRNSLHDITVIVITHSKQMMKMCDRIVVLKNGAVAEDGSFDDLFRARGELHRMVTTTAG, from the coding sequence ATGAGAAAAAGAGCGCAGATAAAAGATGGCATCTACAGTTATGTGTACATCTCCAAGGACTACGGGCTGCTGATCACGATGATCACGATGACAATCATTTGGGGGACGGTGCCCGCGGTAGTGGCGGTGCTGACGGGCCGTGTGTTTGATGTgatgcagcagctggcgcagatgAAGTACAATACACAGGCGGAGTTTCTGCACGTGCTGCTGGTACGCTCGCTCGAGTTGGGCTCGGTGGGGCTCGTGCAGATCCCGGTGCAGTGGATAGCAATTACGTCGTGGATGCTTCTGGGCGAGCGGCAGTCGCTGCGCATCCggcgcgagctgctgcgctcCTACCTGGCGAAGCCGATGCAGTGGTACGACAAGATCGATGACATCAACGGCATGTACACAATCACGAACAGGTGCGTGGAGGAGGCGCGTGCGAGCTGTGCCGAGGCTTCCGGCGTGCTGTTCCAGAGCGCGGTGACGGCTCTGATTCTCGCGGTGACGGCGTTTAAGTTCTCCGCGAAGCTGACCGTCGTGACGCTTGCAGGTGCACCGCTGCTCGCCCTGCTCACGGTTGTCTTTTCGAAGTTTGTACAGAAGTATGCGGCCTTGGAGAACGAGCAGACGTCCAGTGCGTCCTCTACTCTTTCGTGGGCCTTGAATTCGGCGACCATGGTGAAGCTTTTTGGGACGCAGGATCTGGAGCTGCGGAAGTTCAACAAAGCAGTCAATTTATCCAAGAAATACTTTGTGCGGACTCTCATATGCTCCTCTATAAACCAGGCCGCCATGCGCTTCCTCTCCCTAATGATGTTTGTTCAGGCGTTTTGGTACGGATCGATTCTGATTCAGCGGGATGAGGTGGAGACCGCGGCCGTAATCACGGTCTTCTCTGCGTCTGTTCTCCTTTCTTCGTCCATTAACGCGATGCTATCAAAGGTGGTCCTGTTGCAGAAGGGGAAGGTGGCTTGCCGGCAGATTGCAGAAGCGGTGAATGTTGAGCCGGAGGGCAGGCCGAACCAGTACGCATTTCCCTATGAGGTGGGCCATATAATTGCATTGGAGGACCAGCCTTCAGAAATAGTGTTTGATCAGGTTTCCTTCAACTACCCAGCAAGGCCAGATACCAAGGCGCTAGACGGAGTCTCTCTCACGTTTAGACCGAACCAGATAACTTTTATTGTGGGGAAGTCCGGCTCGGGAAAATCAACGCTGGGCAATCTGCTCCTCAAGTTCTACAGCGATTACGAAGGTATCATAACGGTCAACTCAACCAACTTGCGCGGAATAGACAGATCATGGCTGTTGCAGAATATCACGCTGGTCGAGCAGTCATGCACTTTGTTTAATGGTACTTTGTTTGAAAACATCACACTTTCCGCGAAGCCCGTGAATAAAACAGCCGGCGCTGTTAAGAGAGCATGCCAGATGGCTCTGCTCGAAAAACTCGTTTTCGACCTTCCAGAAGGACTTCATACCAAAGTGGGTAGTGGCGGCATTAGTATGAGTGGTGGCCAACAGCAGCGGGTGGCATTGGCCAGAGCAATTTTGAGAGACGCTCCTGTGCTGATCCTCGATGAGGCTATATCTGCATTAGACATAATACATCGGGACCTGCTTATGGAGGTTATTCGCAGTTGGAGGGCCGATAAGACAACAATTATTTTGACCCACGAACTATCACACGTGTTGGATGACGATTATCTTTATATGATGGAGCACGGTCAGGTGATCGAGCAGGGATATAAGTCAGAGCTACTTTCAAACCCTAATAGTAGATTCCGCGCATTGAATAGGCTTCAAAATTCGAAGAATGAGCGGGCTCTTGAGGAGAGAAGAAGCTTTGCCATCGAGAATAAATTGGAGCAGGAAGATGATGCTATATCTTCTACATCCGCAGGCGATGATAAATTTGATACGATAGGATCTAGGATCTTTTCTGCCAGATTGAGTGCCTTTTTTAAAGACGGTATACCTCAAGACAATACCCTTTATTCCTCTCCTCGCAGGGCTCGTAGGAGACGGGTGGTCCAGTCGGCGTCGATCGAGCTAAAGGATTTCGACTTAGAAGTGCAAGAAGAGCAGGCCGAAACCCCACCTGTCATGCTAGCGCTTCGGACTCTCATGCTTAAAATGTTTGCTCGGGTGAAGATTCCCCCTCTGGTTGCTGGTATAGGAGCGGCATTACTATCCGGAGTTGCCAACCCAGCTTTCTCATACACATTTTCCAGGTTATTGGATGGTCTACTTTACGTACCAGGGCGCCATATTGAGTCTTCTTACTTATTGAAATGGTCATTGGTTGTTATTGGGATCGCCAGCTTTGACGCTGTGTTCAACTTCCTGCAGCTGTTCCTGCTGGGCTTTGTAAGTGAGCAGTGCGTCAGACAGCTACGTGGAAATATGATGCAATTGGTCCTAAAGCGGGATCTTCACTGGATTTCACAAAATAAATCGTCCGAGATTACCGCACTTACTATGAACGATCTCAGAGATTTAAGAAATGTTACTTCGATACTGTTGAGTTCTTTGACGTCCCTCTGCGTCCTTGCCAGTGTCGGCCTTATATGGGCAATTGTGATTGGGTGGAAGCTTACTCTAGTATGCTTGTCACTTCTGCCATTATTCATAGGGGTTATTACCCTATATGGAATGTTTGTACAGAAGTCCGAAGTTCAGTACAAGACTGCTGTTTCACAACTGGAGAACTTGCTCTCAGAAATTGTGAAAGGAGTTAAAACGATCAAGTGTCTACAATTGGAACCATATTTTCAGGGCCGTTATGCGACGATGGAAAAATACCTGAAGAAGCAAATGCGGCGAAGATCAATCTTGTATGGCTCAGGTCTCGCTATAACCTCCTGTTTGGTTATATTATTACAAACCATTCTCTACTACTATGGTATTAGATTAGTTGTGACCGGGGAGTACGACTCCAAGCAATTATTCCAAACCTTTACCTTGATCCTTTTCACTACCATGAGCAGCGTTGGCCTTCTTTCTGCGCTACCCTCATCTTCACGCGGCCAGAGAGCAGGAACTTTCGTATTTGGTATGTTGGAGGAACCTCTGCCAGAACCCGACAACTACTCGGCGGTCTTGCGGAAAGCCCCAACTAACCACTTTTCGAGAGAGCCGTTGGTGGTACTTCGGGCTCTAAACTTTGCGTATCCCGCAGCAAAAGATGTCCAAATCTACAAGAATTTCAACCTGCGCATTAACCAAGGTACCAAGGTAGCGATTGTCGGTGAATCCGGTTCCGGAAAGTCTACACTTTTCTATCTAATATGTGGACTCTATCCGGTCAAGCCTGCATCCCTTTTCATTGATGGGACTGATATCTGCAACTGGGAGATGTCAGCCCTCAGAAAAATAATTGCAGTCGTCGAACAGAAACCAAGGTTTTTTAATGGAACTATTAGGGAAAACCTTGTATATGGGCTAGAGGGGACTATCACGGATAACGAAATATATGAGGTTTTGGCTGAAGTCCGCATCATCAATTTCGTCCGCAGCTTGCCTGAAGGTTTAGAAACGCGTGTTGACACAAATTTGGTCTCTGGAGGCCAGCTGCAGAGGCTGTCAATAGTGCGGGCGTTGTTGAGGAGGCCAACACTGTTGATTCTGGACGAGTGCACCTCGGCTCTGGATGCGGCGAATGCCAATGCGATCGCCAATGTCGTGAGAAACTCATTGCATGACATTACGGTGATTGTCATAACCCACAGCAAGCAGATGATGAAGATGTGTGATAGAATCGTAGTCTTGAAGAATGGGGCTGTGGCCGAGGATGGATCCTTCGACGACTTATTTAGAGCTCGCGGAGAATTGCATAGAATGGTTACCACCACAGCCGGCTGA
- the UBA1 gene encoding E1 ubiquitin-activating protein UBA1 (Syntenic homolog of Saccharomyces cerevisiae YKL210W (UBA1)), with the protein MSKSDDIDESLYSRQLYVLGKEAMLKMQVSNVLVVGVTGLGVEIAKNVALAGVRSLTLYDPEAVTVQDLATQFFLRESDVGQRRDHVTAPRLAELNSYVPVRVAESLEEARLGEFQVIVATNTVPLAERLRLNRYAHAHGVRFIAAETRGLFGQIFVDLGEDFTVIDSTGEDPKSGIVSDIEADGTVTMLDDSRHNLEDGDYVRFTEVDGLEGLNDGTPYKVEVLGPFAFRIGSVEKFGVYKKGGIFTQVKMPAKLSFKSYEEALRDPEYLVSDFSKFDRPAQLHLGFQALHLFAEKNNGQYPRPSNEEDANNLIKLASDMAEQQPQILGESELDRDLLRELSYQARGDIAGMVAFFGGLAAQEVLKACSGKFTPLKQFMYFDSLESLPDPAKYPRTEATTAPIQSRYDNQIAVFGLDFQRALANLKIFLVGSGAIGCEMLKNWALMGVGSGPEGKIMVTDNDSIEKSNLNRQFLFRPKDVGRNKSEVAAAATIEMNPDLAGHIDAKCDKVGPETEHIFDSDFWNSLDIVTNALDNVDARTYVDRRCVFYRKPLLESGTLGTKGNTQVVIPNLTESYSSSRDPPEKSIPLCTLRSFPNKIDHTIAWAKSLFHGYFTETPENVNTYLTQPNFVEQTLKQSSDIRGILEPIVASLSDRPYNYEDCIKWARLEFEKKYNDDIQQLLYNFPKDAKTSTGAPFWSGPKRAPEPLIFDINNPSHFQFIVAGSSLRAYCYGLKGDDGHFDVEFYKKVLSNVEVPEFTPRSDVKIQANDDEPDPNANAKFEDDVMDQLASSLPEPATLAGFSMVPAEFEKDDDTNHHIEFITAASNCRAMNYNIEPADHQKTKFIAGRIIPAIATTTGLVTGLVNLELYKVVDHKMDIEKYKNGFVNLALPFFGFSEPIASPQGKYNDQTYDKIWDRFDIQGDIKLKDLIDYFKNQKGLEVTMLSYGVSLLYASFFPPKKLKDRLNLPITEVVKSVTKSEIPAHVKTMILEICVDDQEGEDVEVPYVTIHL; encoded by the coding sequence ATGTCCAAGAGTGATGATATCGACGAGAGCTTGTACTCGCGGCAGCTATATGTGTTGGGGAAGGAGGCGATGTTGAAGATGCAGGTGTCGAATGTGCTTGTTGTGGGCGTGACGGGGTTGGGCGTGGAGATTGCCAAGAACGTGGCGCTCGCGGGCGTGAGGTCGCTTACGCTCTATGACCCCGAGGCGGTTACAGTACAAGATCTAGCGACACAGTTCTTCCTCCGAGAGAGCGACGTGGGGCAGCGGCGggatcacgtgaccgcaCCGCGGCTCGCCGAGTTGAACTCGTACGTGCCGGTGCGGGTAGCGGAGAGCCTTGAGGAGGCGCGCCTCGGCGAGTTCCAAGTGATCGTAGCGACCAACACGGTGCCGCTGGCggagcggctgcggctCAACCGGTACGCGCACGCGCACGGTGTCCGGTTCATCGCGGCGGAGACGCGGGGGTTATTCGGGCAGATATTCGTGGATCTAGGCGAGGATTTTACGGTGATCGATAGCACGGGAGAGGATCCGAAGTCCGGGATTGTGTCGGACATTGAGGCGGACGGCACGGTGACGATGCTAGACGACAGCCGCCACAACTTGGAGGACGGCGACTACGTGCGGTTCACGGAGGTGGATGGCCTCGAGGGGCTCAACGACGGGACGCCGTACAAGGTCGAGGTGTTGGGGCCGTTCGCGTTTCGTATTGGCTCGGTGGAGAAGTTCGGCGTATACAAGAAGGGCGGCATCTTCACGCAGGTGAAAATGCCCGCGAAGCTTTCGTTCAAGAGCTACGAGGAGGCCTTGAGGGATCCGGAATACCTTGTTTCTGATTTCAGCAAGTTTGATAGGCCGGCCCAGTTGCATTTGGGCTTCCAGGCGCTCCATCTGTTTGCCGAAAAGAACAACGGACAATACCCACGGCCGTCGAACGAGGAGGACGCGAACAATTTGATCAAGCTTGCTAGCGACATGGCCGAGCAGCAGCCCCAGATCCTTGGCGAGAGCGAGTTGGACAGGGACTTGCTACGCGAGCTCTCATATCAGGCAAGAGGCGACATTGCCGGCATGGTGGCATTTTTCGGCGGGCTTGCGGCGCAAGAGGTTCTCAAGGCATGCTCCGGCAAGTTCACGCCACTAAAGCAGTTCATGTACTTTGATTCTCTAGAGTCTTTGCCAGATCCGGCCAAGTACCCCAGAACCGAAGCCACCACGGCCCCGATACAGTCGCGCTATGACAACCAAATCGCAGTCTTTGGGCTTGACTTCCAGCGTGCGCTTGCGAACTTGAAGATATTTTTGGTGGGCTCTGGCGCCATTGGGTGCGAGATGTTGAAAAACTGGGCCCTAATGGGCGTTGGCTCTGGTCCAGAGGGCAAAATTATGGTCACGGACAATGACTCCATTGAGAAATCCAACTTGAACCGGCAGTTCTTGTTTCGTCCAAAGGACGTCGGAAGAAACAAATCGGAggtggcagcagcggcCACGATAGAGATGAACCCCGACTTGGCTGGCCACATTGATGCTAAGTGCGACAAAGTCGGCCCTGAGACGGAGCACATCTTCGACAGCGACTTCTGGAACTCGTTAGATATTGTCACTAACGCCTTAGATAACGTCGATGCGCGTACGTATGTCGATCGCCGCTGCGTGTTCTACCGCAAGCCATTGCTAGAATCGGGAACATTGGGAACCAAGGGCAATACACAGGTCGTTATTCCAAACCTCACGGAATCATACTCTTCGTCTAGAGACCCTCCTGAGAAGTCCATTCCACTATGTACCTTGCGGTCATTCCCAAACAAGATAGACCATACAATTGCCTGGGCCAAGTCTTTGTTCCATGGATACTTTACAGAAACTCCCGAAAATGTAAACACCTACTTGACCCAGCCTAACTTTGTGGAACAAACCTTAAAGCAGTCGAGCGATATCCGAGGGATTTTGGAACCAATTGTTGCCTCGCTAAGCGACCGCCCGTACAACTACGAGGATTGCATCAAGTGGGCCAGATTGGAATTTGAAAAGAAGTACAATGATGATATTCAGCAACTATTATACAACTTCCCTAAGGATGCAAAGACCTCTACGGGCGCGCCATTCTGGTCGGGTCCAAAACGGGCTCCTGAACCGTTGATCTTTGACATCAACAATCCTTCCCACTTCCAATTCATAGTAGCCGGTTCCAGTCTACGTGCATACTGCTATGGCCTAAAAGGCGATGACGGACATTTCGATGTTGAGTTCTATAAGAAAGTTTTGTCGAATGTTGAGGTTCCAGAGTTTACCCCAAGGTCAGACGTCAAAATTCAAGCTAATGATGATGAACCTGATCCAAACGCCAATGCAAAGTTCGAAGATGACGTTATGGACCAGTTGGCCTCTTCTTTGCCAGAACCTGCAACTCTAGCAGGGTTCAGTATGGTTCCTGCAGAATTTGAAAAAGATGATGACACAAACCATCACATTGAGTTTATTACAGCGGCCTCGAACTGCAGGGCTATGAACTATAACATTGAACCCGCTGATCACCAAAAAACCAAGTTTATTGCGGGGCGTATCATTCCCGCTATTGCAACAACCACCGGTTTGGTAACTGGCTTAGTGAATCTAGAGTTGTACAAGGTGGTGGACCACAAGATGGATATAGAGAAGTACAAAAACGGTTTCGTCAACTTGGCCCTACCATTCTTCGGCTTTTCTGAACCAATTGCTTCTCCTCAGGGTAAGTACAACGACCAAACGTACGACAAGATATGGGATAGGTTTGATATCCAGGGAGATATCAAGTTGAAAGATTTGATAGATTACTTTAAGAACCAAAAGGGTCTAGAGGTCACAATGTTATCCTACGGCGTTTCCTTGTTATACGCTTCCTTTTTCCCCCCTAAAAAGTTAAAGGATAGGTTAAATCTGCCTATTACTGAAGTCGTTAAATCCGTCACCAAGTCCGAAATACCTGCTCATGTTAAGACCATGATTCTCGAAATATGTGTAGACGATCAAGAAGGTGAGGATGTGGAAGTGCCTTATGTGACCATCCACTTATAA
- the MOG1 gene encoding Ran GTPase-binding protein MOG1 (Syntenic homolog of Saccharomyces cerevisiae YJR074W (MOG1)), with amino-acid sequence MFVQQPLYGGKISTVIPHGFLDASALREVPDTQEVFVNNRDAPGADGLGTNESVIVDLLERADDDDEAALRTHLEDVALRNGSGAWRLLCCERAGPRTTCVALAPVLKWGQVARAETLVLCFGLLRLPHVATDVAISVNCPVEGAELADAERAAASAAVGTPAALPPRVDACYRLLRSMVSEFKLLDEGLFVQS; translated from the coding sequence ATGTTTGTGCAACAACCACTCTACGGGGGCAAGATCAGCACGGTTATACCGCACGGCTTCCTCGATGCGTCCGCCTTGCGCGAGGTGCCGGACACGCAGGAGGTGTTTGTCAATAACAGGGACGCGCCCGGCGCGGACGGCCTCGGCACCAACGAGAGCGTGATCGTCGACCTGCTGGAGCGCGCAGACGACGATGACGAAGCCGCGCTGCGCACGCACCTAGAGGACGTTGCGCTGCGCAACGGCAGCGGCGCATGGCGGCTGCTGTGTTGCGAGCGCGCCGGGCCGCGCACCACGTGCGTGGCCCTCGCACCGGTGCTCAAGTGGGGCCAGGTCGCGCGCGCAGAGACGCTGGTGCTGTGCTTcgggctgctgcggctgccgcACGTCGCTACGGACGTGGCGATCAGCGTCAACTGCCCGGTTGAGGGCGCGGAGCTCGCAGACGCCGAGCGCGCCGCAGCCTCAGCGGCTGTGGGCACGCCCGCGGccctgccgccgcgcgtGGACGCCTGCTACCGCCTGCTGCGATCGATGGTGAGCGAGTTcaagctgctggacgaggGCCTGTTTGTACAGTCGTAG
- the HOC1 gene encoding alpha-1,6-mannosyltransferase (Syntenic homolog of Saccharomyces cerevisiae YJR075W (HOC1)) encodes MMARRIKASHWRRYVFFAIPLLIGGLFLLRFVSISNSKDLQTVLQSLPTELRSTLDLSRTKEDEMMGHFEQFMEEVVRKQEDQIRRLDRERKALEKKLQELKRPASHSTLREQLAAVHEYGTTKKFPAYVWQTWMYSGADDRMDNRLRDYEQKWGKKNPGFVHEIVNDDTAKALVHYLYASIPEVIEAYNVLPSKILRADFFKYLILLARGGVYADIDTNPHQPVPNWIPENVSPTKIGMIIGIENDAKTRDWRSSFIRRLQFATWVIQAKPGHPIIREVVAKITEETLRRKDDGSLNSNLRDDKNIMSWTGSGAWTDVVFTYFNDYVQSGILQKITWKDFHKIPRPKLVGDVLVLPQFSFNAPTSQDSSAGDKNFYYASHEGMKSWKE; translated from the coding sequence ATGATGGCGAGGAGGATCAAAGCGAGCCACTGGCGCCGCTATGTCTTTTTCGCGATTCCCCTACTAATTGGAGGTCTGTTTCTACTGCGATTTGTGAGCATATCGAACTCCAAGGACTTGCAGACGGTGCTCCAGAGCCTTCCGACAGAATTGCGTTCGACGTTAGACCTATCGCGGACGAAGGAGGACGAGATGATGGGGCATTTCGAGCAATTTATGGAGGAGGTGGTGCGGAAGCAGGAAGATCAGATACGGCGGTTGGACCGCGAGCGCAAGGCGCTCGAGAAgaagctgcaggagctcAAGCGGCCGGCGAGCCACAGCACGCTCCGCGAGCAGCTCGCGGCGGTGCACGAGTACGGGACAACGAAGAAGTTCCCGGCGTACGTGTGGCAGACATGGATGTACTCGGGGGCGGACGACAGGATGGACAACCGCTTGCGGGACTACGAGCAGAAGTGGGGCAAGAAGAACCCCGGCTTCGTGCACGAGATAGTGAACGATGACACGGCCAAGGCGCTGGTGCACTACTTGTACGCGTCGATCCCGGAGGTGATCGAGGCGTACAACGTGCTTCCGTCCAAGATCCTGCGGGCGGACTTCTTCAAGTACTTGATCCTCTTGGCCCGCGGCGGGGTGTACGCCGACATCGACACGAACCCCCACCAACCCGTGCCGAACTGGATTCCGGAGAACGTGTCTCCTACGAAAATTGGAATGATAATCGGGATAGAGAATGATGCCAAGACGCGCGactggcgcagcagcttcaTCCGGCGACTACAGTTTGCTACGTGGGTAATACAGGCCAAGCCGGGCCACCCGATCATCCGCGAGGTGGTGGCGAAGATCACGGAGGAGACCTTGAGGCGCAAGGACGACGGCAGTCTCAATTCAAATTTGAGAGATGATAAGAATATCATGTCATGGACCGGCTCAGGGGCCTGGACCGACGTGGTGTTCACTTACTTCAATGATTACGTCCAAAGTGGCATTCTCCAGAAAATTACGTGGAAAGACTTCCACAAGATCCCTCGGCCCAAGCTGGTCGGAGACGTCCTCGTTTTACCGCAGTTTTCGTTCAACGCACCTACATCGCAGGACTCGTCGGCGGGCGATAAGAATTTCTATTACGCCTCCCACGAAGGCATGAAGTCGTGGAAGGAATAG
- the CDC11 gene encoding septin CDC11 (Syntenic homolog of Saccharomyces cerevisiae YJR076C (CDC11)) codes for MAGIIEASVALRKRKHLKRGIQFTVMVVGQSGSGRSTFINTLCGQEVVETSTTVLLPEDDAAQIDVQLREETVELEDDEGVKIQLTIIDTPGFGDSLYNSPSFNMISDYIRHQYDEILLEESRVRRNPRFKDGRVHCCLYLINPTGHGLKEIDVEFMRQLGPLVNVIPVISKSDSLTPDELKLNKKLIMEDIDYYNLPIYSFPFDQDVVSDEDYETNTYLRSLLPFSIIGSNETFEAADGRVIHGRRYPWGTVDVEDPVVSDFCVLRNALLISHLNDLKDYTHELLYERYRTEALSGDVLTASSVPSKTVINGSTEYAGSPVPPATASDSVHVSGHEAESRNSTKQSSNQDTYLAREEQLRLEEQRLKVFEERVQQELLSKRQELLRREQELREIEERLEKEAKTRVE; via the coding sequence ATGGCGGGCATTATTGAAGCGTCAGTAGCACTCAGGAAGAGAAAGCATCTAAAACGGGGTATCCAGTTCACGGTTATGGTGGTTGGACAGTCCGGGTCGGGTAGATCGACGTTCATCAACACGCTGTGTGGACAGGAGGTGGTGGAAACCTCTACAACGGTGCTGCTACCCGAAGACGACGCGGCACAGATCGACGTGCAACTACGGGAGGAGACagtggagctggaggacgacgagggCGTCAAGATCCAGTTGACAATCATCGACACGCCGGGGTTCGGGGACTCGTTGTACAACTCGCCATCCTTTAACATGATCTCGGACTACATAAGGCACCAGTACGACGAAATCCTTCTGGAAGAGAGCCGCGTGCGGCGGAACCCGCGGTTCAAGGACGGGCGCGTGCACTGCTGTCTCTACCTCATCAATCCGACCGGGCACGGGCTCAAGGAGATTGACGTGGAGTTCATGAGGCAGCTCGGCCCGCTCGTGAACGTGATTCCGGTGATCAGCAAGTCGGATTCGCTGACCCCGGACGAGCTGAAGCTCAACAAGAAGCTAATAATGGAGGACATTGACTACTACAACCTTCCAATCTATAGTTTTCCGTTTGACCAGGACGTGGTGAGCGATGAGGACTACGAGACGAACACGTACTTGCGCTCGCTTCTTCCATTCTCGATTATTGGCTCCAACGAGACCTTCGAGGCTGCCGATGGCCGCGTCATACATGGGCGGCGGTATCCCTGGGGCACCGTGGACGTCGAGGACCCGGTGGTGTCGGACTTCTGTGTCCTGCGGAACGCGCTCTTGATCTCACACCTGAATGACTTGAAAGACTACACTCACGAGCTTCTCTACGAGCGCTACAGAACAGAAGCGTTGTCGGGTGATGTGCTGACAGCCAGCAGCGTCCCATCTAAGACGGTGATTAACGGCTCAACAGAGTACGCCGGCTCGCCCGTGCCACCCGCTACGGCCTCGGACTCCGTGCATGTGAGCGGCCACGAGGCGGAGTCGCGCAACAGCACGAAGCAGTCTTCCAACCAGGATACGTACCTGGCGCGGGAGGAGCAGCTCAGACTGGAGGAGCAGAGATTGAAAGTGTTCGAGGAGCGCGTCCAGCAAGAACTGTTGTCGAAGAGGCAAGAGCTATTGCGCAGAGAGCAAGAGTTGAGGGAGATCGAGGAGCGTCTGGAAAAAGAAGCCAAAACTAGAGTCGAATGA
- a CDS encoding Hsp20/alpha crystallin family protein (Non-syntenic homolog of Saccharomyces cerevisiae YBR072W (HSP26)) — MREERKELSVRCNNHPNSTVIKPNTDIREKCLHSPFFGFFDAISNEVANYNRSLSRVPGSSAVETKHGKKDTTDWFTNARIIPPVDVLEREKDYEVHLSVPGIVDQDKINIEFHSDRGELVISGEVPTSEAEENKNRWRVRERATGSFRRVIGLPDKPGVDSERITADYRHGILTLRVPKLEPRESLTVCRIQIGRGSSK; from the coding sequence ATGCGCGAAGAGCGGAAAGAGCTTTCTGTTCGATGTAATAACCACCCGAACAGTACTGTGATCAAACCGAACACTGATATTAGAGAAAAATGTCTCCACTCACCTTTTTTTGGCTTCTTTGACGCCATCAGCAATGAGGTGGCCAACTACAATAGATCGCTCAGCCGTGTGCCTGGTTCTTCCGCTGTTGAAACCAAGCACGGCAAGAAGGACACCACGGACTGGTTCACGAATGCCAGGATCATTCCGCCCGTGGATGTCTTGGAACGGGAAAAAGATTATGAGGTGCACTTGAGCGTTCCAGGCATCGTGGATCAGGACAAAATCAACATCGAGTTCCACAGCGACCGCGGAGAGCTAGTTATTTCTGGCGAGGTACCGACGAGCGAGGCAGAGGAGAACAAAAACAGGTGGCGCGTGCGGGAACGTGCCACTGGCAGCTTCAGACGCGTGATCGGCTTGCCGGACAAGCCTGGCGTGGATTCAGAGCGCATCACAGCAGACTACAGACATGGTATTCTCACTCTGCGCGTACCCAAATTAGAGCCTCGCGAGAGCCTGACAGTGTGCAGAATCCAGATTGGGCGCGGCAGCTCTAAGTGA